In a single window of the Motilibacter peucedani genome:
- the dcm gene encoding DNA (cytosine-5-)-methyltransferase has product MSARPGTSTDAQWTFIDLFAGIGGFHAALSALGGECVWASEIDNAAASVYSVNWGLRPDGDITAFTQPAVTEHVPEGFEVLAAGFPCQPFSKSGKQHGFRDTTRGTLFFDICQILEARRPQVILLENVRNLAGPRQRETWQTIVRTLRDLGYRVSDTPTVFSPHLLPPELGGTPQVRERVFITGTYVGPERAWAEAESDALVPLRPVAGHDPQLWDLSTLLDTLPSENPYTLRPAEARWIDCWDDLVARLLEERNGVRLPGFPLWADHFVPDPEDEEPELPAWKADFLRKNSAFFNTHRETVAAWRRRWFPNWHPDWDESEERLVWTSPESVDGPRYEGEGDVYFPPSRRKLEWQAQDAASLWDTIMHLRPSGIRAKRPTYVPALVAITQTSIYGPARRRITPREAARLQGLPEWFAFASATGETQPDPATYKQLGNGVSVGAAYYVLRQHILRDRADLESSAPSLVDAVERAGAKPLLLQPRTSR; this is encoded by the coding sequence GTGTCAGCCAGACCGGGGACGTCGACAGACGCTCAGTGGACCTTCATCGACCTGTTCGCCGGGATCGGCGGCTTCCACGCGGCGTTGTCCGCCCTTGGCGGGGAGTGTGTTTGGGCCTCGGAGATCGACAACGCTGCGGCCTCGGTGTACTCGGTCAATTGGGGCTTGCGGCCGGATGGAGATATCACCGCGTTCACTCAGCCAGCGGTGACCGAGCACGTGCCCGAGGGCTTCGAGGTCCTTGCCGCCGGCTTTCCATGCCAGCCATTCAGCAAGAGCGGCAAGCAACACGGCTTCCGTGACACGACTCGCGGCACCTTGTTCTTTGACATCTGTCAGATCCTTGAGGCGCGCCGGCCGCAAGTCATACTTCTGGAAAACGTTCGAAACTTGGCGGGTCCACGTCAGCGAGAGACATGGCAAACCATCGTTCGTACGCTGCGGGATCTCGGCTATCGAGTCTCCGACACCCCGACAGTTTTCAGCCCCCACCTGCTGCCACCCGAACTGGGCGGCACGCCTCAAGTCCGCGAGCGGGTCTTCATCACCGGAACGTACGTCGGCCCAGAGCGAGCTTGGGCCGAAGCGGAATCCGACGCGCTAGTCCCGCTTCGTCCAGTGGCTGGACACGACCCACAACTATGGGACCTCTCGACGCTGCTTGACACTCTACCGTCGGAAAATCCTTACACACTGCGCCCAGCAGAGGCACGGTGGATCGATTGTTGGGATGATCTCGTCGCGCGGCTCCTGGAGGAGCGCAACGGGGTACGCCTCCCTGGCTTCCCTCTGTGGGCTGACCACTTCGTGCCGGATCCGGAGGATGAGGAACCGGAACTACCTGCGTGGAAGGCTGATTTCCTGCGAAAGAACAGTGCTTTCTTCAACACGCACCGGGAGACCGTCGCAGCGTGGAGACGGAGATGGTTCCCCAACTGGCATCCCGACTGGGACGAGTCTGAGGAGCGTCTGGTCTGGACGAGCCCTGAATCCGTCGACGGTCCTCGCTACGAGGGGGAGGGAGACGTCTACTTCCCTCCATCGCGCCGCAAGCTCGAGTGGCAGGCGCAGGATGCGGCTTCTCTCTGGGACACGATCATGCACCTCCGCCCGTCTGGCATTCGAGCCAAGCGCCCGACTTATGTGCCCGCGCTCGTTGCGATCACCCAAACCAGCATCTACGGGCCCGCCCGGAGGCGCATCACCCCGAGAGAGGCTGCTCGGCTGCAAGGCCTTCCCGAGTGGTTCGCCTTCGCGAGCGCCACAGGCGAGACACAGCCTGACCCTGCGACGTACAAGCAGCTCGGCAATGGTGTCAGCGTGGGGGCTGCTTACTACGTCCTTCGTCAGCACATTCTCAGGGACCGCGCGGACCTCGAGAGCAGTGCTCCATCGCTGGTCGACGCCGTCGAGCGGGCGGGTGCAAAGCCGCTCCTCCTTCAGCCGAGGACTTCGCGCTAG
- a CDS encoding Z1 domain-containing protein, with amino-acid sequence MEQAFASRGLSLQTRAALWASADDILSHGPLACGDAGSSTGLALGYVQSGKTTAITALIAAAADDGYRVIVALMGSTNLLLQQNQERLLDALGVGEREDYRWVHLSNPAGAAKAKEIRGWLDRGRVVLVPVLKHAGRIDALAKVLSTACGKEVPVLVVDDEADQASLNTEAGSGAESRTYAAIAGLRSAVPKFLYVQFTATPYAPLLLEPDDQLRPSFVHMLRPGHGYTGGREFFVDHADIVVRAIPTLDEQRPRTLPTVLSKSLVQAVGSFIAGTALLLAVEAAAPPVSMLVHSTQRNDVQARYHFLINRLLQRWTEQAKAAATAAELPSEILDERRRITTLGGREADDFEFLTRVRYVLSEATLWLVNSASDVNKVDWKVAPVHLLVGGNKLDRGFTVEGLTVTYMNRPASDQLDTLEQRARAFGYRGDLLPYCQFFATPRTLAVLRGIVDTEYDLRARLRDWLDEGKPVGDWARSVGLLLPPGTRPTRQSVIAALSTFNAGGGWHQLRRPSLAPLDREANALAVEELGLLTAPSLDYGRLHHPTLHAPLRAVAALVREWRGAGPGSSPGWRQAELADLLERQPDQSQQTPVVLMQHPDGGPRTREWDVELGFVNLMQGADTRRRPDVPFYEGDRAVGGVREDPSRVVIQVHRVISSRSGEVPELYTLVVHAGEKTIVRRVSDG; translated from the coding sequence ATGGAGCAGGCGTTCGCAAGCCGCGGGCTATCCCTGCAGACGCGTGCCGCCCTCTGGGCCTCGGCGGACGACATTTTGTCCCACGGCCCCCTTGCCTGTGGAGACGCGGGCAGTAGCACCGGACTCGCGCTGGGCTACGTGCAGTCGGGAAAGACCACCGCGATCACAGCGCTCATTGCCGCCGCCGCCGACGACGGCTACCGGGTCATCGTGGCGCTCATGGGCTCGACCAACCTGTTGCTGCAACAGAACCAGGAGCGGCTGCTTGATGCCCTTGGGGTGGGAGAACGCGAAGACTACCGCTGGGTGCACCTGTCGAACCCAGCCGGAGCTGCGAAAGCCAAAGAGATCCGCGGCTGGCTCGACCGCGGCCGCGTTGTGCTGGTGCCGGTGCTCAAGCATGCCGGCCGCATTGACGCCCTCGCCAAGGTCCTCAGCACAGCTTGCGGCAAGGAAGTTCCCGTCCTTGTCGTCGACGACGAAGCGGACCAGGCGAGCCTGAACACCGAGGCGGGGTCAGGGGCCGAGAGCCGTACCTACGCCGCCATCGCGGGCCTTCGAAGCGCGGTTCCCAAGTTCCTGTACGTCCAGTTCACGGCGACGCCGTACGCGCCGCTCCTCCTCGAGCCTGACGACCAACTGCGCCCCTCCTTCGTGCACATGCTGCGGCCCGGTCATGGCTACACCGGCGGGCGCGAGTTCTTCGTCGACCACGCAGACATCGTCGTGCGTGCTATACCCACACTGGACGAACAGCGGCCGAGAACGCTCCCTACCGTGTTGTCCAAGTCATTGGTGCAGGCTGTCGGCAGCTTCATCGCTGGGACGGCACTGCTTCTGGCTGTGGAAGCTGCTGCACCACCGGTATCCATGCTCGTCCACAGCACACAGCGGAACGACGTGCAGGCTCGCTACCACTTCCTCATCAACCGGCTTCTTCAGCGGTGGACAGAGCAAGCGAAGGCCGCCGCAACGGCTGCGGAATTACCTTCCGAGATCCTGGACGAACGACGAAGAATCACGACGCTCGGCGGACGCGAGGCGGACGACTTCGAGTTCCTCACACGCGTCCGCTACGTCTTGAGCGAAGCAACTCTCTGGCTCGTGAACTCCGCCAGCGACGTGAACAAAGTTGATTGGAAGGTCGCTCCCGTACACCTCCTGGTGGGGGGCAACAAGCTTGATAGGGGGTTCACAGTGGAGGGTCTGACGGTCACCTACATGAACCGCCCAGCGAGCGACCAACTCGATACTCTCGAGCAACGCGCGAGGGCCTTCGGGTACCGCGGCGACCTACTGCCGTACTGCCAATTCTTCGCCACGCCGAGAACCCTCGCCGTTCTCCGAGGGATCGTCGACACTGAGTACGACCTGCGCGCCCGTCTACGCGACTGGCTCGACGAGGGAAAGCCGGTAGGGGACTGGGCGAGAAGCGTCGGGCTCCTGCTGCCGCCTGGCACACGCCCAACACGTCAGTCCGTCATCGCGGCGCTTTCGACTTTCAACGCCGGGGGCGGGTGGCACCAGCTGCGACGTCCGAGTCTTGCTCCGCTCGACCGAGAAGCGAACGCACTCGCCGTCGAAGAGCTCGGTCTGCTGACCGCCCCGAGCCTGGACTACGGACGGCTCCACCACCCCACTCTCCATGCTCCACTGCGAGCCGTCGCTGCCTTGGTCCGTGAGTGGCGTGGTGCCGGTCCCGGAAGCAGCCCCGGATGGCGGCAGGCGGAGTTGGCGGACCTGCTGGAGCGACAGCCAGACCAGTCGCAGCAGACGCCCGTCGTCCTCATGCAGCATCCGGATGGCGGTCCTCGCACCCGCGAGTGGGACGTCGAGCTCGGTTTCGTCAACCTCATGCAGGGCGCAGACACACGTCGGCGTCCCGATGTGCCCTTCTACGAAGGTGACCGCGCCGTCGGTGGAGTGCGCGAAGACCCGAGCAGGGTTGTCATCCAAGTGCACCGTGTCATCTCGAGCCGCTCCGGTGAAGTGCCCGAGCTCTACACGCTCGTCGTCCACGCGGGGGAGAAGACCATCGTGAGGAGAGTGTCTGATGGATGA
- a CDS encoding ParB/RepB/Spo0J family partition protein: MDDLREVKSTGESRRLPLQSLLLDPQNPRLPSELQGMTQDDLAVHLELGFDALTVAESIASHGFFGSEPLIAIENGSGRYVVVEGNRRLTALRGLVDAQLRTQFANPGPWEALAGKAGVKADDLVPVVVVPSRSAATPIIGFRHISGILQWQPYAQARYVARLVDEEKMTFADVADMIGVDRTKVSNLYRDQAIATQAREMGIDTGPLEEAFSLMTVAMSTPRLREHIGATLGSQTATGEPPIPAFRASELRELITWLYGDGEISPVIGESRDISRLGNVVSNPVGLAALRSGDSLELALQKTRDADVDPRQRLLHRLRTGKNSLTAALQDLPEFLDDSEVSAAVDEARAAADALLAALGHE, encoded by the coding sequence ATGGATGACCTGCGAGAGGTCAAGTCGACGGGAGAGAGTCGCAGGCTCCCCCTGCAGAGCCTGCTCCTAGACCCGCAGAACCCCCGGTTGCCCAGCGAACTACAGGGGATGACTCAGGATGACCTCGCGGTGCACCTCGAGCTGGGCTTCGACGCGCTCACCGTCGCGGAGTCGATAGCCTCCCACGGGTTCTTCGGCAGCGAGCCACTCATAGCCATCGAAAACGGCTCAGGCCGGTACGTGGTCGTCGAGGGAAACCGACGACTGACTGCCTTGCGCGGTCTCGTGGACGCACAACTCCGCACCCAGTTTGCGAACCCAGGACCGTGGGAAGCGCTAGCCGGCAAGGCAGGGGTCAAGGCGGACGACCTCGTGCCCGTCGTGGTTGTGCCTAGTCGCAGTGCTGCTACTCCGATCATCGGGTTCCGTCACATCTCCGGCATCCTCCAGTGGCAGCCGTACGCTCAGGCCAGGTATGTCGCTCGCCTGGTGGATGAGGAGAAGATGACTTTCGCTGATGTCGCCGACATGATCGGCGTGGACCGAACCAAGGTCAGCAACCTGTACCGCGACCAGGCTATCGCAACCCAGGCACGCGAGATGGGTATCGACACTGGTCCTTTGGAGGAGGCCTTTTCACTGATGACAGTCGCCATGAGCACGCCTCGCCTCCGCGAGCACATCGGCGCGACGCTCGGGTCTCAAACAGCGACCGGCGAGCCGCCCATCCCGGCATTTCGAGCTTCGGAACTGCGAGAGCTCATCACCTGGCTTTACGGCGATGGGGAGATCTCTCCTGTCATCGGAGAGTCCCGAGACATTAGCCGGCTGGGTAATGTGGTCTCCAACCCGGTCGGGCTCGCTGCCCTGCGAAGCGGTGACTCCCTTGAGCTGGCGCTGCAGAAGACGCGAGACGCTGACGTGGATCCCCGGCAGCGCCTGCTCCACCGGTTGCGGACCGGTAAGAACTCGCTAACGGCGGCCCTGCAGGACCTGCCTGAGTTTTTGGACGACAGCGAGGTCAGTGCCGCTGTCGACGAGGCGCGGGCGGCCGCTGACGCGCTCCTGGCAGCTCTCGGCCATGAGTGA
- a CDS encoding DEAD/DEAH box helicase, with translation MTEAPPPLSVLGLTDYLQQCFLRFYNTAYELRDTAVRAERQALLTQPGTVFAEPFLELMPSYASDTATLHDTMAAFGTPEAASLVHAGLLDQDYPYTHQATALRHSHDGRDVVVATGTGSGKTEAFLLPVLQRLVAESRTWEPETTTSVPWWSGAGDYTASRRPGPGRPAAVRALLLYPMNALVEDQMVRLRKSLDSPEARAWLNEHRPGNRFYFGRYTGRTPVRGTSATASKDRTNELRKLMRSADRRHQKLLDKIKKDPDAERSRYFLPAVDGGEMTNRWDMQAAPPDILITNYSMLSIALGRSDEQNLLAATREWIAASPSNIFTLVVDELHMYRGTAGTEVAYLLRRLLMALGLDTRPSQLSVIATSASIHDDAEGRSFLSQFFARPASRPFSFVTSTHETEDGSDLLERLGQDLTTSTDAADVSLPTDGSLRRALAHAWTEPGGKLKPRSFADAARRAFPASRTPEQTLEALVGRLAYEHTPDARFRAHVFVRTLQGLWACSDPSCPRDAQPQEAEPRSVGRIYSSPRFTCDCGSRVLELLYCQSCGETLLGGYVTRVKGKEFLVSTMSALEDLPDAAPAGRNADNYRVYWPSTRTPAVAAWTATGTKLPDDPVAPGYRLSFAKANLAPGSGKLDRPQLGHTGYTFRIESPNVPGAPARMPAFPTRCPSCGDNWEYTNKGAVEDPQRSRSPIRTQGVGFNRANQVLTGALKRRLDSSLVVFSDSRQGAARVAADLELAHYLDLVRALVLVELESTNGDLALIQSYLGGDESAEPTAAWERLEASNLNAANAMFKRSLGKQLSDVDSAAIRQAEAALSGTPSLIDLVNATEPRLLTLGVNPAGAANSMQQTKAKAPQPWTELYSWTSSPARDRGAALDAPQAALLADLRQALSKQVARTVFAGGDRDIEALGLAHAVPPHSITLPGLSSDTSHEMACSVIRIMGRRRRMAWFSDHRRSWPREVTDYVKAVVQANPSAPDAQTLLDALGVTLGIGDQNGYQLQPDKVRLTTPAQPRTVHRCLTCRTRHLHPSAGACVACGRALGAEPWPENLEHEAYYSWLARDGGGAYRLHCEELSGQTDPLEAQARQAQFQQVFLDGDETPVVDQVDVLSVTTTMEAGVDIGALLGVVMANMPPQRFNYQQRVGRAGRRSEHLAVALTVCRGARSHDEYYFSHPEAITGDKPPQPFLDMRSGPILRRAYAAEVLTRAFADLSADLPDFAPGRSIHGQFGSRQGWLDTPRLAHLLQRWLDGHGGDLRTIAVRLLAATAHEPDSDRTLSTWATTSLVPEITRIVREGRGSELSETLARGGLLPMFGFPTNTRLLYTARPKDGREASTLDRNDDIAVSEFAPGSEVVRDKAIHTAIGLVGYWQTGNGHWKPDPDPLGPVDNAGICRACLSITSKPTDTCPTCGAGEPLFQQTPLAEPAGYRTTYRPRDYEQLSDPTARAAQPRLSLPPVDGRTVENATVRVANAEIVAVNDNNAKLFHFTRAMRIYQGKASPADGLVEASSLVAYGDDRPALDNHQRIGDVLPGVALAARRRTDVLVLAAAGTPPEFTIDIRTPAGRGAWASLGYLVRDAAVKWLDIGPGEIEIGVHPGQPAADGSVVPGELFVADTLANGAGYAVRLGQDPHALLEHAGAYANELSRHGDPACDSSCYQCLRDYSNRPWHALLDWRLACDLLDLLSKRPVPLDSHRDRDQRALDALARDFKAEPLPTGPLPALRARNGTVLAATHPFEDTAPHTVAPRVAAARAAWPTARLVSSFDLVRRPESIVGHLVGNST, from the coding sequence ATGACCGAGGCACCACCGCCGCTGAGCGTGCTCGGTCTGACTGACTACCTGCAGCAGTGCTTCCTGCGCTTCTACAACACCGCCTACGAACTGCGCGACACCGCCGTGCGCGCCGAGCGGCAGGCGCTGCTTACCCAGCCCGGCACCGTGTTCGCCGAGCCCTTCCTCGAGCTCATGCCAAGCTACGCGAGCGACACAGCCACGCTGCACGACACCATGGCCGCGTTCGGGACCCCCGAGGCCGCGTCCCTTGTACACGCCGGGCTGCTCGATCAGGACTACCCCTACACCCACCAGGCCACAGCGCTACGTCACTCCCACGACGGACGGGACGTCGTCGTCGCGACCGGAACCGGCTCAGGCAAGACCGAAGCCTTCCTGCTGCCCGTCCTCCAGCGGCTCGTCGCAGAGTCCCGAACCTGGGAGCCCGAGACCACCACCAGCGTCCCCTGGTGGTCCGGTGCCGGCGACTACACCGCCTCCCGCCGACCAGGTCCCGGCCGGCCCGCCGCGGTCCGCGCCCTGCTCCTGTACCCAATGAACGCCCTCGTCGAGGACCAGATGGTCCGACTGCGCAAGTCGCTTGACTCCCCTGAGGCCCGGGCGTGGCTGAACGAGCACCGGCCGGGCAACCGGTTCTACTTCGGGCGCTACACCGGCCGCACCCCCGTCCGCGGCACCAGCGCCACGGCGAGCAAGGACCGCACCAACGAGCTGCGCAAGCTGATGCGCTCCGCTGACCGCCGCCACCAGAAACTCCTCGACAAGATCAAGAAGGACCCGGACGCGGAGCGCAGCCGGTACTTCCTACCCGCGGTGGACGGCGGCGAGATGACCAACCGGTGGGACATGCAGGCCGCCCCACCAGACATCCTCATCACCAACTACAGCATGCTCAGCATCGCACTCGGCCGCAGCGACGAGCAGAACCTGCTCGCTGCCACGCGTGAGTGGATCGCGGCCTCCCCGAGCAACATCTTCACCCTGGTCGTCGACGAGCTCCACATGTACCGGGGTACCGCCGGAACAGAAGTCGCCTACCTCCTGCGCCGCCTGCTTATGGCCCTCGGCCTCGACACCCGCCCCAGCCAACTCTCCGTCATCGCCACCTCTGCCAGCATCCACGACGACGCCGAAGGACGGTCCTTTCTTAGCCAGTTCTTCGCCCGCCCCGCCAGCCGCCCCTTCTCGTTCGTCACCAGCACACACGAGACCGAGGACGGCAGCGACCTCCTCGAGCGCCTCGGCCAGGACCTGACCACCTCCACGGACGCCGCCGACGTCTCCCTGCCAACCGACGGGTCGCTGCGCCGCGCCCTAGCGCACGCGTGGACGGAACCAGGGGGCAAGCTCAAGCCACGCTCCTTCGCCGACGCCGCCCGAAGGGCGTTCCCCGCTAGCCGCACCCCCGAGCAGACGCTCGAAGCCCTCGTGGGCCGGCTCGCTTACGAGCACACCCCCGACGCCCGCTTTCGCGCGCACGTGTTCGTGCGCACCCTGCAAGGACTCTGGGCCTGCAGCGACCCCTCCTGCCCCCGCGACGCACAGCCACAGGAGGCCGAGCCCCGCTCGGTCGGGCGCATCTACTCAAGCCCCCGGTTCACCTGCGACTGCGGCTCTCGCGTCCTCGAGCTGCTGTACTGCCAGTCCTGCGGCGAGACGCTCCTCGGTGGCTACGTCACCCGCGTCAAGGGCAAGGAGTTCCTTGTCTCCACTATGAGCGCGCTTGAGGACCTTCCCGACGCCGCACCAGCCGGCCGCAACGCCGACAACTACCGCGTCTACTGGCCCAGCACCCGCACCCCCGCCGTCGCCGCCTGGACCGCGACCGGCACGAAGCTCCCCGACGACCCCGTCGCCCCCGGCTACCGATTGAGCTTCGCCAAGGCCAACCTGGCACCCGGAAGCGGAAAGCTCGACCGCCCCCAGCTCGGCCACACCGGCTACACCTTCCGCATCGAGTCCCCGAACGTACCCGGCGCACCCGCCCGCATGCCCGCCTTCCCCACGCGGTGCCCGTCCTGCGGAGACAACTGGGAGTACACGAACAAGGGGGCCGTCGAAGACCCGCAACGCAGCCGCTCGCCCATCCGCACCCAGGGCGTCGGCTTCAACCGCGCCAACCAGGTCCTCACCGGGGCCCTCAAGCGACGCCTCGACAGCAGCCTCGTCGTCTTCTCCGACAGCCGACAAGGTGCCGCCCGCGTCGCCGCGGACCTCGAGCTCGCGCACTACCTCGACCTGGTGCGCGCCCTCGTCCTAGTCGAGCTCGAATCCACCAACGGTGACCTCGCGCTCATCCAGTCCTACCTCGGGGGGGATGAGTCCGCCGAGCCGACCGCAGCATGGGAGCGGCTCGAGGCCTCCAACCTCAACGCGGCCAACGCCATGTTCAAGAGATCCCTCGGCAAGCAGCTCAGCGACGTCGACTCGGCCGCCATCAGGCAGGCAGAGGCAGCTCTCTCCGGTACCCCCAGCCTGATCGACCTCGTCAACGCCACCGAACCGCGCCTGCTCACCCTCGGCGTCAACCCGGCTGGGGCGGCCAACTCCATGCAGCAGACCAAAGCGAAGGCCCCCCAGCCCTGGACGGAGCTCTACTCCTGGACGAGCAGCCCCGCCCGCGACCGCGGCGCCGCACTCGACGCTCCACAAGCAGCCCTGCTCGCCGACCTTCGACAGGCGCTGAGCAAGCAGGTCGCTCGCACCGTCTTTGCCGGCGGAGACCGGGACATCGAGGCGCTCGGGCTCGCGCATGCCGTTCCCCCGCACAGCATCACGCTGCCCGGTCTGAGCAGCGACACCTCACATGAGATGGCGTGCTCCGTCATCCGCATCATGGGCCGCCGCCGCCGGATGGCCTGGTTCAGCGACCACCGACGGTCCTGGCCGCGCGAGGTCACCGACTACGTCAAAGCGGTCGTCCAGGCCAACCCCAGCGCACCGGACGCGCAGACCCTGCTCGACGCCCTCGGCGTCACCCTCGGGATCGGCGACCAGAACGGCTACCAGCTCCAGCCGGACAAGGTGCGACTGACGACTCCCGCTCAGCCACGCACCGTGCACCGGTGCCTGACCTGCCGGACCAGGCACCTGCATCCCAGTGCGGGAGCGTGCGTCGCCTGCGGTCGCGCCCTCGGAGCGGAGCCTTGGCCCGAGAACCTCGAGCACGAGGCCTACTACTCCTGGCTGGCCAGAGACGGAGGCGGGGCATACCGGCTGCATTGCGAGGAGCTCAGTGGGCAGACGGACCCGCTCGAGGCCCAGGCGCGGCAGGCTCAGTTCCAGCAGGTGTTCCTCGACGGCGACGAGACCCCGGTGGTCGACCAGGTCGACGTCCTGTCCGTCACCACGACCATGGAGGCAGGCGTCGACATCGGTGCGCTGCTCGGCGTCGTGATGGCGAACATGCCCCCACAGCGCTTCAACTACCAGCAGCGCGTCGGGCGAGCCGGCCGCCGCAGCGAGCACCTCGCCGTTGCGCTGACCGTCTGTCGCGGGGCACGCAGCCACGACGAGTACTACTTCTCTCACCCCGAGGCCATTACCGGAGACAAGCCACCGCAGCCCTTTCTCGACATGCGCTCGGGCCCCATCCTGCGACGCGCCTATGCCGCCGAAGTCCTGACTCGCGCCTTCGCCGACCTTTCCGCCGACCTCCCCGACTTCGCGCCTGGCCGCTCCATCCACGGCCAGTTCGGCAGCAGGCAAGGCTGGCTCGACACCCCACGCCTTGCCCACCTGCTGCAGCGGTGGCTCGACGGCCACGGCGGCGACCTGCGCACCATCGCCGTCCGCCTGCTCGCGGCGACCGCCCACGAGCCTGACAGCGACCGCACGCTGTCCACGTGGGCAACTACCAGCCTGGTCCCCGAGATCACCCGGATCGTCCGCGAGGGGCGCGGCTCAGAGCTCAGCGAGACCCTCGCCCGCGGCGGCCTCCTGCCGATGTTCGGGTTCCCCACCAACACGCGACTGCTATACACCGCCCGACCCAAGGACGGCCGGGAGGCCAGCACCCTGGACCGCAACGACGACATCGCAGTCAGCGAGTTCGCCCCCGGCAGCGAGGTCGTCCGCGACAAGGCCATCCACACCGCCATCGGCCTCGTCGGCTACTGGCAGACCGGCAACGGGCACTGGAAGCCCGACCCTGACCCCCTTGGGCCCGTCGACAACGCCGGTATCTGCCGTGCCTGCCTCAGCATTACCAGTAAGCCCACCGACACCTGCCCCACCTGCGGAGCAGGAGAGCCTCTGTTCCAGCAAACGCCGCTCGCCGAGCCCGCCGGCTACCGCACCACCTACCGCCCCCGCGACTACGAGCAGCTCTCCGATCCCACAGCACGCGCCGCCCAGCCCAGGCTCAGCCTTCCCCCGGTGGACGGCCGCACGGTCGAGAACGCCACCGTGCGCGTCGCGAACGCCGAGATCGTCGCCGTCAACGACAACAACGCCAAGCTCTTCCACTTCACGCGTGCGATGCGCATCTACCAGGGGAAGGCGAGCCCTGCCGACGGGCTCGTCGAGGCGAGCAGCCTCGTCGCCTACGGCGACGACCGTCCAGCGCTCGACAACCACCAGCGCATCGGCGACGTCCTGCCCGGAGTCGCCCTGGCCGCACGCCGCCGCACCGACGTGCTCGTCCTCGCAGCGGCGGGTACGCCGCCCGAGTTCACCATCGACATCCGCACCCCCGCCGGAAGAGGAGCCTGGGCCTCCCTGGGCTACCTCGTCCGCGACGCAGCAGTGAAGTGGCTCGACATCGGACCTGGGGAGATCGAAATCGGTGTTCACCCTGGCCAGCCTGCCGCAGACGGCAGCGTGGTCCCCGGCGAGCTCTTCGTCGCCGACACCCTCGCCAACGGAGCCGGCTACGCCGTCCGGCTCGGGCAGGACCCGCACGCACTGCTCGAGCATGCCGGCGCCTACGCCAACGAGCTCTCCCGGCACGGTGACCCTGCCTGCGACAGCAGCTGCTACCAGTGTCTCCGGGACTACAGCAACAGGCCGTGGCACGCACTGCTCGACTGGCGCCTCGCGTGCGACCTGCTCGACCTTCTCAGCAAGCGGCCCGTCCCGCTCGACAGCCACAGAGATCGGGACCAGCGAGCCCTCGACGCCCTCGCACGCGATTTCAAGGCCGAGCCGCTGCCCACCGGACCACTTCCGGCGCTCAGGGCCAGAAACGGCACAGTCCTCGCTGCCACGCATCCCTTCGAGGACACCGCGCCACACACCGTCGCACCGCGGGTAGCGGCGGCGCGAGCAGCGTGGCCGACAGCCAGACTGGTCAGCAGCTTCGACCTCGTGCGTCGTCCCGAGAGCATCGTTGGGCACCTCGTGGGGAACTCAACCTAG